A stretch of the Salmo salar chromosome ssa20, Ssal_v3.1, whole genome shotgun sequence genome encodes the following:
- the lipt2 gene encoding octanoyl-[acyl-carrier-protein]:protein N-octanoyltransferase LIPT2, mitochondrial — protein sequence MYPSKAAVEVIQLGRISYGRALQVQQLYVRRHLDSKDKLHNALLLCEHPPVYTIGIRQALYSFEEEQRLKLLGAEFFRSNRGGLITFHGPGQLVCYPILNLGCFKKSVRWYVCELERTVIDLCRKYGIKASTSPNTGVWVGDNKICAIGIHCGRYITSHGLALNCNTDMGWFENIVPCGIVGKGVTSLSQELGRDVSIEESIPRLLETFSDQFDCTLHHGEYSNNE from the exons ATGTACCCTTCAAAAGCAGCAGTTGAAGTGATCCAGTTGGGTCGTATTTCCTATGGGCGTGCATTACAGGTACAGCAACTCTATGTCAGGAGACATCTGGATTCTAAAGACAAATTGCACAATGCGCTGCTACTATGTGAACACCCGCCAGTCTACACCATTGGGATCAGACAGGCACTATACTCATTCGAAGAGGAGCAAAGACTCAAACTCCTTGGTGCTGAATTCTTTCGTAGCAACCGTGGCGGACTCATAACGTTCCATGGTCCAGGGCAGTTGGTGTGCTACCCAATTCTCAACTTGGGCTGCTTCAAGAAAAGCGTGCGATGGTACGTGTGTGAGCTGGAGAGGACTGTCATCGACCTTTGCAGAAAGTATGGGATAAAAGCATCCACCTCCCCAAACACTGGGGTCTGGGTTGGAGACAACAAGATATGTGCCATAG GAATCCATTGCGGGAGATACATAACATCTCATGGCTTGGCACTGAACTGCAACACAGACATGGGCTGGTTTGAAAATATTGTGCCTTGTGGGATTGTAGGGAAAGGTGTCACATCCCTCAGTCAAGAACTGGGAAGAGATGTCTCTATTGAAGAATCCATCCCACGACTGCTGGAAACTTTCAGTGATCAGTTTGACTGCACACTGCATCATGGAGAATATTCTAATAATGAATAA